CGGACATTCGGCCAGCCCGTCCCCGGTCAGACAACCTCCGCCGCTCACCGCCCGACGCCCGTTCAGACGGGCACTCCGGCCGACGCGGTAGACCCACCGCCCGCCAGCCGCTGGATACCCAACTGGAGCGAACCGTCGTAGGGACTACGACGGCAGACGACGCTGTCGTTGTGCACAGTGCTTGTGGATGGAAACGTCACGCCGACGGCATCGAGACCGAGGCCGGAGAGAGGGAAGCCTTCGTCGATCAGCGGGTCGCCAGCGTAGGGCGGATGATGCAGCTCGAACAGGCGCAGCTCCTTCGTCCGCCACTGGCGGCTGCGCACGTGGGCTGCTCCGAGCCTGGTTCCGGCCGCACCCTCGCGATAGAGCGTCCGAACCGGGATGCCCTCGGCAACCAAGACGTGCGGAATCCGAGTGCCCGAGCGCATGCACCACACGTCTCGCACGCCAGCGGCAGCATAGTCCCGGTGCCGGGCCAGCCGTAGCCCATTAGTGATCAGCCCTCGCTGCACCTCCAGCACCACACAAGCACCATCGGCCAGCACCACATGGACGTCCGCACGACGGACACGGTGCCCGACCAACTGCTCCGGCAGCACCTCCGTAACGTTGTGCAGCGACCGGGCCCAGCGGGCGCGCCGGTGTTTCGCGTTGACGTGCCAGACGCTTTCACCGTGGTGGCCGCCACGCGAAGCGATGCCCGCCGGGTGAGCAAAGTGCGGCCGCACGAAGCCGCCGATCCGGCCACGGGCCAGCAGCGGCACCTTCGTTCGCGATGGGGCATCGACACCGCGCAAGCAGTAGGAGCGCAGGCCTCGGCGACCGTCGGGACGATCACCGAGGCTCTGGGCCGACCCACCAGTCGGCGAGGATCCCGTGCGCCTGCGACTCCGCCGGAGTCGGCGAGGCCGCGACGTCGACCCTGCTGCGCGAGAACCGAGGCGCGGGAGCAGGATGCACCACGCCGTCCACCTCGACGAACCCGCCACGTGCGACCGCATGCGGGTGGGCGGGCGCCTCGGCGAAGGTCAGTACCGGGGTGAT
The Actinoalloteichus fjordicus DNA segment above includes these coding regions:
- a CDS encoding competence protein CoiA family protein, coding for MPLLARGRIGGFVRPHFAHPAGIASRGGHHGESVWHVNAKHRRARWARSLHNVTEVLPEQLVGHRVRRADVHVVLADGACVVLEVQRGLITNGLRLARHRDYAAAGVRDVWCMRSGTRIPHVLVAEGIPVRTLYREGAAGTRLGAAHVRSRQWRTKELRLFELHHPPYAGDPLIDEGFPLSGLGLDAVGVTFPSTSTVHNDSVVCRRSPYDGSLQLGIQRLAGGGSTASAGVPV